The following DNA comes from Alnus glutinosa chromosome 6, dhAlnGlut1.1, whole genome shotgun sequence.
GGGATATTAGGACCTACCCTTTCGTGTGTAATTTTGCAATCTGAGTagtaattttcaaatttgttatATGTACATTCACCTCCTTCTCAGTATAACACGTGTCAAAggcttcctttctctttttccaGCGTGCATAAAACCTCTGTAAGTGCTGAAATACTTggtcttttgttttaaaaaatgcactCATACCTTTCATTAGGAATCATCAATAAAAGTAACAAAGTATTTATGGCCATTTAAGGACTCCACCTCAATGGGACCATGCACATTATGATGCTTGCCAAAAATACAATAATCATAGGGAGTGAGCGTATTTTTGACAAAGGGAAAGACGTCTTTGCTAAAACTTGGAATCCCCTTTCATTCGTATGAGCAAGCATCTATGCCATAAGTTTGATAAGATACCATCTTCACCTGTATTTAATGCCTCCCTGCATAACTTTTCTTGCGCCTTGTGAAGTGTGTAGCAAAGCTTCTTTTTGATTCATTTCCCACTTTGTAAAAATTTAGAGTTAACTTCCTTGGAGTGACATGATATGAGTAGCCGATTCAATCACCAACTCAATTTAATGATCCCCAACATAACACCACTTTTCCCCTCTTATAGAGGGCACTAACACCTCCTCATTTGATACATTGACTGTGGTATTTTGATAATCTGTTTTCCTCTGATTTTTCTcctctttgtgttttgttttcccAACCTTGTAGTTTCTCTTTAAATGATCCTATTTGTCTCAACAGGAAATTTTGTATtggccttttcttttgttgttatttACGTAGTTCTTATTATGAAGTTGTAATCTAATAATGGGCTTGAACCCAATGGCTTGCacttttgggttagggtttgcttatgattatttaagcaCCTCTTTGTACCTCAGCAAGTTTTCAGTTTTTGAATAAGAATTATTGGCCAATTTTTGAGATGAGACTTCTCACCCCCAAGGGTGATACATCACTGTAACGCATCCGTGTGTGAAATAAGATTTATATTCTGGTGTGTTATCCTCACCCGGCTTCAATTTGGTGTCAGAGCATAAAGGATCCTCTGGTtttttttgctgtttgtttttttctctcgtTTTTCTTCCTGTCAAGATGTAAACCAGGAGTGGCAAGATGTATGGAGATCATCGTTACACACAGCAACAACGTGACGATGCGCTTTTTGACTTGGTTGACAAGTTTAGCACCATGTCTGAACGTACGGATTTCATGTGGGAGCATTTGTTTCCCAAACCTGACGGGTTGGCTGATCGCGGGAAGTTTGTGAAAATTGAAGAGGATGCCGAGAAATCTACTGATGGCTCAAAGACTTACTGAGCAGAAGAAGAGCATCCCCTAAACTCCATTCCACATCATATAGCCAAGCATAATCCCTACACACATATGTGGGATTTACCACCCTTTGTCCCGGTTTGAACACCCACCCTTTACGGGCCATCAACCAGCCCAAGATTATTGAGGAGATGAAATCACAAAGCAAGTACAAGTAGATGTGTTGGACTTCCATGGCAAACTAGATCCATACGCGTTCCAGGATTGGCTCACCGCCTTGGAGGATTACTTTGATTGGTTTGGTCTCTCTCTAGACCGCAAAGTGCGTTTCGTGAAGATGAAATTCAAGGGACAAGCACGTGTTTGGTGGCATAGTGTCAAAGAATATCTGCACCGTCTCCGGTTTCCACCCATATCCGATTGGGAGGAGATGAAACTCAAGTTACAGGAAAAATACCTTCCTATGGACTATGAGGATTCGATTTTTGTCGATTTATTAGCACACAAGCAAGGGACCACAACGGTGGACGAATACACCCATCGTTTCCACGAGTTGAGTATTTGTAGTCGCCTCACCGAGACAGAGCGTCAATCTCTCACTCGTTACAAGGCTGGCCGTCAAGAAGACATCAGTAGGGAGTTGATCAACGTTCGAGTAACGAGTCTTGACAAGGTTTATCAACTAGCACTACGGTTAGAGCAACAAGCCAAGCTTATGAGTGCAAGGTGCACTCCATCTGGCTGGAGTAGTGGGCCCCCCTAGAGGGATCTTCCCTGCAATGAGTAGAGGACTACTTCAAGGAGATATAGCATTCCCAAAGGCTCCCATGCCATCAGAGAGAGCCCCAACTGATAGAGGCGAAAGACGTGGATGACCCATGATGGACGGTAAGGAAGATAAAAGAAGTGGGGAATGTTACAATTGCAGGGGTCGTGGTCACTATGCCTTTATGTGCCCCACCCGTGAGCAGCGCCATAGCTTATACTGCGAAGAGAATCCCCCTGAAGAGGAGGCTGAACAGCATTCCCCTGTTGCCACTCCTGCCAATGACGTGGAAACTCCTGAGGAGACGTTAGAGTACGCCGATTTACCCTTATGTGTGATACGTTGAATCCTCACCGGCAAACGTGTGGAGGAGGTCGAAGGAGATGAGTGGTTGAGGGCGAACATCTTTCACTCTTGAGTTGGCCACAATGGCAAAGTCTTGAATATGATAATCGACAATAGGAGCAGAATGAATGTTATATCCCTTGAAGCTGTGCAGAAGTTAAAGCTACCTATGGAGAAGCATCCAAAACCTTATCGTGTCAGTTGGGTAGATGATACTACCATCCCCGTGAAGCAGAGATGCTTGGTGAATTTCTCATTGGGCAACTCCTACAAAGAAGTTGTGTGGTGGTGATATTATTCTCATAAGAGCTTGTCACGTCCTTCTCAGCAGACCTTGGCTCTTTGATCGAAAGGTGCAATACGATGGTTATAGGAATACATATTCTTTCTTGTATAAGGGAAAGAAATTGGTGTTGAAACCCATGAACGTGCAAGAGTTTGAGCAACCGACTGCGGAGAGCCAAATCGTCGAGGTACGAGTGTTGACATTATGCAAGTTCACTGTAGCTTGTAAGGAATGTGGCTTGTATATTGCTTTGGGGGCATACCCAAGTGCATCCATCCAAGCTCGCTACGTGCTCCCCACCGAAATTGAGGATATGTTGAAAGAATTCCAAGATGTCATGCCTGGCGAATTTCCACGCAACTTGCCACCGATGAGGAATATACAACATGCAATTGACTTGTTTCCAAGGGCATCACTACCAAACCTCCCATCGTATTGGATGAGCCCCACCAAGCACCAAAAACTCCAACACCAAGTCCAAGAGTTGCTTAATCGCGGATTTCTTTGAGCCTGTGCGCAGTGCCCACGTTATTGACTCCAAAGAAAGATGGGAGTTGGCGTATATGTGTCGATAGTCGAGCAATCAATAAAATCACCGTGAAGTACCGTTTTCCCATTCCATGTCTTGATGACACGCTTCATGTGCAACATAGGGTTGGCAAAACGGTTTGCCATGTCGGGTTTGGGTCGACTCGGTTGACCCAccaacccgaacccgacacgattAGTTAAACGGGTTGAGACATGAAACCCGACCACGACATGTTTATAAGGTTCATAAACGAGTTGACGGGTCATAAATGGGTTgacgtgtcataaacgggtcaacccgtttagcctaaacccaaaccctataacttcgtgtcgtgttcgtgtcggattcgtgggtcgtgtaaaaaattgccaacctTAGTGCTATGCGGTGCCACCATTTTCTCCAAGATTGATCTTCGTAGTGGGTATCACCAGATACCTATCCACCTTGGGGATGAATGGAAAACCACGTTTAAAAAATGCGGTGGGCTATTTGAGTGGCTTGTCATAGCATTTGGGCTCACCAATGCCCCTAGTACATTTATGCGGGTTTTGAACCAAGTGCTTAAACCATTCATCAATAAGTTTGTTGTCGATTATTTTGACGATATTCTTATTTTCAGCAGGAGTTTAGTCGATCATGTTGACCATCTCCGACAGTTACTTCAAACACTCCGTTTTGAAAGCTTCTTTGtcaatctcaagaagggcaccTTTGCACAAGACAATGTGATTTTCTTAGGATTCATTGTATTGTCCAAAGGATTAACCACTGACCCGAAGAAGGTTCGCACCATTATGGACTGGCCCAACCCCAATAATGTACATGAAGTCTACAGCTTCCACGGTTGTGCATGGATTTAGCTCCGTGATGACCCCCCATCACTGAATGCACCAAGAAAGGCTCCTTCCTCTGGACCACTGCTGCCCAACAAGCCTTCAAGGCCATCAAGAAACTCCTTACGGAGGCACCTATGTTTATGGCTACCCAATTTTGAAGCCCCTTTTGAAGAGTCTTGCGATGCCTCACATTCAGGCATTGGCGGCGTTCTAAGTCAAGGTGGGCATCCCATCGCTTATTTTAGCGAAAAGTTGAATGAAGCATTTAAGCGATATTCTACATATGATTTGGAGCTCTACGCTCTTGTGATAACTATCAAGCATTGGTGCCATTATTTGATACATCAAGAATTCTTACTGTTCACTGACCATGACTCTCTGCGGCATTTAAATGTCCAAAAGAAACTCAATGCACGACATGCTCGTTGGGTGAACTATCTCCAACAGTTTACTTTTGTCCTTTGGCATAAAGCGGGAATGGAAAACACTGTGGCCGACGCCCTTAGCCGTAAGTCCTCCTTACTCCCAATTATCCACTGACATCACTTGTTTTGAAACAGTGAAAGAGTCCTATCCTCATGACCCGGATTTTGGCACTTGTTATAAGGCATTGTTGACTTCACCTAATTGGCTTGATGGACACTATTCTCTTCTTGATGGCTATCTTTTTAAGGGGACTCAACTTTGTCTCCCTCACACATCCATCCGAGATTTTGTCATCCAAGAACTCCACGCTGGGGGACTAGTGGGACACTTTGGCCGCGGTAAAATTATTGCCCTTGTGGAGGATCGTTTTTATTGGCCCCATCTCAAGTGATGTTTTCACTGTTATCAAAAGGTGTCGTACATGTCAACTCTCCAAGGGTACTAAAACAAATGCTGGATTATACAGCCCACTACCCATTTCGGGCCAGCCATGGGGTGATATTAGTATGGATTTTGTCCTCGGTCTCCCATGAACGGTGCATGGTCATGACTCCATATTTGTCATGGTGGATCGATTTTCAAAGATGGcacattttcttccttgcaCAAAAACTTATGATTCTTCCAAAATCGCATCCCTCTTTTTCTCGATGGTGATCCATCGTCATGGATTGCCCAAGACAATTGTTTCTGACCGGATGCTAAATTTGTTAGCTAATTTTGCCAAGATGGGGACAAAACTGAAATTTTCCAGTCCTTTCCATCCCCAAACGGATGGCCAAACCAAAGCCGTCATCCGGAGCTTGGTAACCTTCTGCGTTGCTTGGTGGCGGATCATCAAGCTTCCTGAGACCTGCTTCTCCCTCAAGCAGAATTTGCTTACAACAGCTCTGTGAATAGGAGTACTGGTTCTCTCCCCTTTTGAAGTCGTGATAGGAACTAGGCCACGCCTTCCTCATGACTTATCTCCACTTCCCAATCCCACACGCCATAGTGAAGCAGCTGAAGATTTTTCTCGATAAATCCAGCAACTACATACTGAAGTCCGGCGCAAACTCACATTGAGCATGAACTCTTACAAGGCCGCAGTGGACCCACTTAGGCGGCATGTTGAATTTTAGGTTGGCTATCTTGTAATGGTATGTATTCGGCCAGAGAGGTTTCCTCGTGGAGCTGTTCATAAGCTTCATCATCGATTTGTTGGTCCTTTTAAGATCCTTTGTCAATTGGACCCAACACCTACCATGTGGAGCTACCTCCTGATCTCCATATAAGTCCCATATTTAATGTCGACGGCCTTACCGCATATACCACACTTGGAAGAAGATATTGTTCCTACTCCGCCTTTGCATGTGCCCAAAGGCGTGAAACCCCGTGATGACATCAAAGCTATCCTAGAAGATCAAATGGTGTCTACTCGACGAGGGGGATACCAGAAATTTCTGGCTAAGTGGAAAAATCGCCCTTTTTCAGATTGTTGTTGGTTGTAGACTGAAGAAGTACGTCTCCACCCTGAGCTTTCTGATGCTTACATTGCCACCAACTTGTCGGAGTCGAGTTCTTTTCTGATGGGAGGGAATTGACGGAGTCAGCAATCCTTAGGGGATAATAAAGTATTTATTGttttggcattttcttttgttgttatttACATAGGTCTTATTATGAAGTTATAATCTAATAATGGGCTTGAGCCCAACGGTTTGCactttagtgttagggtttgcttatgattatttaagcaCCTCTTTGTACCTCAGCAAGTTTTCAGTATTGAATAAGAATTATTGGtcccacccccaagggtcaggCAAGGACCACTGCCTATGTACCTTTGGGTCAGAAGAATGTTGCTTGAGGTACATGTGCAGACATGTTCATTTCCTTTTTCGCGTTATAGGTGGAGACGAGGTTGTTTAAAGGAGTGACGTGGTCGATATTTGTGGGAACcttagaaattggagaagccaTATGGAGAAATTAAAAGGGGAGTGGACCAGGCTCTAGAGATAGTTGATGAGGATTTGAATTCTATTGGGCTAGAGGGTTCAAAGGCCCATCCTGTGTAAATATCCCTAGTCAAAGTTAAAGCCCATTTCGAAGGAGTAGGTGTTTGGTAACGTAGAGTCCCATAAAAAAACTCTTTTGGAGGAGTTGCGCATTCTTGATGggttagaggaagagagagcTTTAGTTGCTGAAGAGAAGTAGAAGAAAATCATGGTTGTTAGTGAGTTGGAAAAAGCTACTTTGTTGGAGGAGATAAGTTGGTGGCAAAAGTTAAGGGCTCTATGGTTAAAAGAGGgtcacaaatttttttctatCGAGTGGCTAACTCGAATAGGAGAGACAACTCCATTGAGTCGTCGTTATTAAATAGCTCAGATTTTTTGATCAACCTACTATTAGAGAACACATTGTGCAATTCTAAAATAGACGTTTTCAAAACAGTTTAGCTGGCAGCCAAGCTGGATGGCCTTGCTTTTGACTCGATAGATGCGGAGGAGGCCTATTGGTTAGAGAGATCGTTTGAGGAGAGTGAGGTTGTTGAGGTGGTGAAAGCTATGGACGGTGATAAGGCACCAGGTCTTGATGGTTTTACTTTGGCAATTTTTATgctaagtttgaaaaaaagtctTAGTGCCATTTTCATTGCTCTCATTTTGAAGAAATTTGGGGCTATTAATCTTAAGGACTTCCATCCTATTAGTCTTGCGAGTAGAGTTTACAATATTATTGCATCCTTGCGAATAGGTTGAGAAGGtttttggagaagattatttcgaaGCCGCAAATGTCTGGATAGTAGGATCAGATTTGGTGAGCCAAGGGTGCATTGCAaattggatattgagaaggcttgtgatcatgtcaattgggaattcttactttatttgttGAGGAGGTGTGGTTTCAGGGAGAAATGGCACTCTTGAATGgcgcattgtatttcttcgGTGTGTATTTTTCGTTTTGGTGAGTGGCAATCTGTCCGGTTTTCTCATTAGCTCCCATGGTTTGAGATTCTGTCACCTTTTCTGTTTGTTATCACTATGGAGGCCGAGTAAAATGCTTTCTGCAACTGTTAATGTGGGATTTCTCACAGGCTTTTCCGTGGGGTCTAGGCACTGttgtttggttttttgtggGCCAATCCTGACCACCTACACTATTTATGTgccctatttttatgttttggagCTATTTTCGATTTGAAGATTAGTTTGGCTAAGTCGaaattggttcctgtgggtgatGTTGATAATGTGGATTGATTGTCTGGCATTCTAGGTTACATGGTTTCTTTTTTGCCTTTGAAGTAttttggtcttccgttgggggcttcTTATAAGGCCAAATCTATTTGGGacggtgttattgagaagatataGCATTGGTTGGCTTGTCGGAAAATGATgtacttgtctaagggtggtagggttacccttatcaagAACATCCTTTCCAATTTGCCTACATATTTCATGCCTCTTTTTCCTCTCCTTGCTGGTGTTGCTAATCGCATAGAAAAACTTCATcgagatttcttatggggtgggctaagtgaagagttcaaatttcacctagtaagttGGTTCAATGTTTATTCTCCGATCTTTGAAAGAGGGTTGGGGGTTCAAAGCTTGCTGGTGTTCAATTGTGCTATTTTAGGAGgttatgtgcatgagagagaggcttggtggagatTGTGGTGGATTTCAAATTTAGCAGTtcatggggtgggtggtgttctaatgagcctCTTGGGTCTTATGGGCTGGagttatggaagaatatctGGAGGGGTTAGGAGATGTTTTCTAGTCATGgcagatttgaggtgggagatggcttcaagattagattttggcataaTATGGGTGGGGATAAGGCCCTTAAGAAAGCTTTTCCGGATTTATATAGTATTGCTTGTGTAAAGGATGTTTTCGTAGCAGTTCATTTGGAGCTTTCTAGTGGCTCCCAAAAGTGGAACACAAACTTTATTAGAGTGaccatgattgggaggtggatgtatttgcttcatttttcaatttgttgtactCCCTTAGAGTGAGATGGGGAGGTGAAAATAAGCTTAggtgggtcccctccaaaaaaTGGTTGTTCAATGTTAGATCCTTATTTAGTATCCTTGTTCATAATGATGGCACTcccttcccttggaagagtatttatTTGGCAGATTAATGTTCCTTTGAGAgcggctttctttgcttggtcggcCACTCTATGGAAGATCATAACTATGGATAACCTTAGGAAGCGGCATGTCATTGAGGTcaattggtgttgtatgtggaAGAGGAATATGGAGTCTGTGGATTATCtttttctccattgtgaggttgcttatGCCCTATAGAATGTTATTTTCAGTTGTGTTGGGCTATCTTGGACTACGCCTAGACGAGTAGTaaacttgtttgcttgttggaggGGGGATTTATTTTGGTAGCACTTAGAATACAACTGTGTAGAAAATTGTGCTTTCATGCCTTTTTATGGtatctttggagggaaagaaattaaataagttTCAAGGATTGCGAGAGAACAGTGGTGGAGCTTaagtcttttttgtttgtttgtttaatacTCTTTACCTTTGGACAACTGCGTTTGTCTTTCCTAATttgcttagtttttttttattttcttgttcttttttctcattctaGGATGGGGATCATCCTCGGGAGGAAAAGGGTACCTACTCTAAGTCCAGAGGCAGAAGGGAACTTTTAAACTTAGAATGCTCCATAAGTTATGATAATACGGGCGTGTCCTCTAGGTGCGGGAAATGCAAGGTTCATGTTTTTTAGCAGCGAGCGTTCTATGGTTTTGAGTTATAGGGTTTTAGGGCTTTTGGGTGGGTTCTATTTGGTGTTGGGTTGTTTAGGTCTTTATTTTGCTCGTTCTTGTTAGGTGTTCCTATTGTATACCACATGTGTATGTAAAGAgtgtcttacgctttttttgataaaattttcttttacttataaaaaaaaagttggttgtttcttttgtatatttcctgtTTACCtgtgttgcatttttttttttgctttttaatgatatttcgattacttaagaaaaagaaaaaaagaaaaaaagaaagataaccCTCTACGCAACCACAACTTAATACCACTTTGCTTGaccaaacttctttttttttttttttttttttttttttttttttttttctttttatgaataatactttattataagaaaaatgaaaagccTTCATACATGAAAAGTATACAGGAGAGACAAATACCCTACAAGCGTCTAAAATCTAGGAAGGAACAAGATCTAAAAGGCCCAAAGAAGAGAATTTTGGAACATAGATTACAGCCCAATCTAAAAGAGATCTCAAAAACGAGGATTTTAGACAAAGCATGTTGGACTCGCAATCCTCAAAGAGAAGCTGATTCCTTTACTTCCAAATGCTCCATATAAGGAATGAAAAATTAATGTTCGAAAATACCCTCTTTGGGGTGTCCCCGCCCTTGAGTTTTCCAATCTAGAATGTTGCTCGTCATAGCCTAGAAAACTTCGAATAAGTTGAGAACAAAGTACCAAAGATCACTGTGTAATTACAATGAATGAGATGGTGCTTGACTATctcctcattctttttgcaTAGGCAACACCACTACAAGATTGTAACCCCGCCTTCTAAGATTATCAACCGTGAGTATTTTACCCAAAGTTGCTGTCCATGTAAAGAAAGCCATGTGGGGCGGGGCCCTATCCTTCCAAACACTTTTCAAGGGGAACAATAAAGTTGAAAggatattaaaatttaattcttgggcaattttttttttttgataggtaataaacaaattgcattaaaaaagcgtatTGGCGCCCTTAAGCAtatatgaagtatacaaaaaggacaccaacacaaaagaaaaacaaaaacaaaggaagaacacccgaaaaacccaaaagacagaagaaAATCTACATCAAACCCCCAACTTCTTGCCTCTAACCCGGCTGGAACCCACACTCCTAGCATCAAAATTAAATgagcattctagattcttgacctctcttttcccatttttccttattatcttcttttccttcttaggaggggaGTCAGAGTCAGAGTCATAGCGCTGATCccctttttccttattattttcttttccttcttaagGACCTTATGGTTTGAAAGgatattaaaattgaattctTGAGTAGTTTAGAAGctatttagggtttttatttcaAGAATCTTACAGTTTCAAAGGAGATAAATTATTGGAAAATCAAAgaggaaaataagaaaaatataaactaggCATGGCACCTATTTTTCCTAAACATTTACATTTTCCTAGATGTTACATATTGAAGAAGGTTTGCACcacataaatataaaatgcataaGTAGTGTGAAATTCTCATAAAACATGTTCTTTATTGAATTGAAAGATCCAcatcaatatttataaaaaaccAAACCTAAACCGAATATGATTTGGGCTTATTCTCTGACTCATTAGCCCAAATTAAAGAACTAGTAAAACCGACAAATAGAAACCCAATAACATGATAAAACCCAAAATAAGACCTAATGGACTAAAAGTGCAATCTATGTCCAGAAATATAAAGTTATAGATGTGTCCTTGACTCCTAATGTTAAATAAAACTAACTCCTTGTTGCCTGCATAAGGCTTTTGTGTTTTTGagtttctttgttctttttcaatCCCAGATACTTTATTTAGCTAAATTCTTATGAGCTTCGAGCTTATTGATTGTTTTCAACACCATAAAGTATACTTTTGCTATAAACATATTTTCTAGTTTATTTTTGCTTTGTACACTGCATTGATTGATCCTGTAAATGCTGGTTTGCTTGGACCCACCTTGTGTAGAGCCTgatcatctttttttcttccttctctagCAGAGATCTGTAGACTTAAATACATATTGACTCCATTTTGTGCATAGCTATCACCAATGGGGTGGGGAAACATCTACAGAAGACGCATGAGAGTATTCACAGTGGCTTTAGTAATATACCTAGATTATAAGGTAAAGTTTCTTATTGCGGTTCATTGCTTTACGTAGATGGAACACCATattatgttctttcttttttcgatCTTTTGAAGGCTTTACAGCAAAGAGAGAAATGGACTAGCAGAGCTAAGAAATCTAC
Coding sequences within:
- the LOC133871509 gene encoding uncharacterized protein LOC133871509 → MKFKGQARVWWHSVKEYLHRLRFPPISDWEEMKLKLQEKYLPMDYEDSIFVDLLAHKQGTTTVDEYTHRFHELSICSRLTETERQSLTRYKAGRQEDISRELINVRVTSLDKVYQLALRLEQQAKLMSARGRGHYAFMCPTREQRHSLYCEENPPEEEAEQHSPVATPANDVETPEETLESRMNVISLEAVQKLKLPMEKHPKPYRVSWVDDTTIPVKQRCLGKKLVLKPMNVQEFEQPTAESQIVEVRVLTLCKFTVACKECGLYIALGAYPSASIQARYVLPTEIEDMLKEFQDVMPGEFPRNLPPMRNIQHAIDLFPRASLPNLPSSLVDHVDHLRQLLQTLRFESFFVNLKKGTFAQDNVIFLGFIVLSKGLTTDPKKVRTIMDWPNPNNLRDDPPSLNAPRKAPSSGPLLPNKPSRPSRNSLRRHLCLWLPNFEAPFEESCDASHSGIGGVLSQGGHPIAYFSEKLNEAFKRYSTYDLELYALVITIKHWCHYLIHQEFLLFTDHDSLRHLNVQKKLNARHARWVNYLQQFTFVLWHKAGMENTVADALSLKESYPHDPDFGTCYKALLTSPNWLDGHYSLLDGYLFKGTQLCLPHTSIRDFVIQELHAGGLVGHFGRGKIIALVEDRFYWPHLK